The DNA sequence ACATCGTGCGACAGACGTTGCTTATGCCGATTTGTTACGCGCGGGCCGCTCCCATGGTCCTTTCGAGAACCGCCGACAGGTGAAAAGCCGCGCCGATACGTCGGTCGTCTCCCCGGCCCATGCCGCAAACTTGCCCGTCCGGAGGACCACCGCAGGAGCGAGCGGCGCGCGCACCGGTGTAATGCGCCAGCAGCGCGTTCGTCTAATGGTAGTCCTTCTTCTTGGGAGCCTCTCTTGTGCGCCCGCAGGGAGAAAAGAAGCTTCATCACTCGAAGTAGGGCAGAGCGCTGATGCCGGTCATCGGTGGACCGCCGCAGAACGGAGACACAGCAAAGCGATGAGCCCTGGTCCGGCCGATCCGCATGAAGAGGGTTACGCGGCCTTCCTCTTTGACCTTGACGGCGTGGTCACCAATACGGCGCAGCTGCATGCAGCGGCATGGAAGCAATTGTTCGACGAATACCTTGCCCAGCGTACAAACCGGCGCGGCAAGCCATATCGAGCGTTCGGAGAAGAGGACTACCGACGCTTCATCGATGGCATGCCCCGATACGAGGGAGTGCGCAGCTTCCTCGTATCGCGCAAGATCAGCCTGCCCCATGGCGATCCTGCCGATCCGCCTGATCGCGAGACGATCTGTGGTCTCGGCAACCGCAAGAATCGTTTCTTCCAGGAGCAGCTGGCAGATAGCGGCGTAGAAGTCTTCGAAACCAGCGTTGCCTTCATCCGAGAGCTTCGCCGTCAAGGCGTGAAAACCGCTCTCGTCTCCTCAAGCAAGAACGCATCGGCTGTCCTCGATGCAGCCGGTCTGAAAGGGATTTTCGACGTGCGGATCGACGGCGTGGAAGCCGAACGGCTTTCGCTGGCAGGAAAGCCGCGGCCAGATACCTTTCTCGAAGCAGCGCGGCGCCTGGAAACGCCCCCGCAACACTCGGTTGTCATAGAAGATGCCATTGCCGGTGTAGCGGCCGGCAGGGCGGGCGGCTTCGGACTCGTGATCGGTATCGACCGGACCGGCGTTGCGGCTGCCATGAAAGCAAATGGTGCCCATATCGTGGTTGAGGATCTTGCCGAACTGGAGCTTCGCCCGATTCCTCCGATCCAGTATCATCAGACCGCCGATCTGCTGCCCGACGCCCTCTCCTGCACGGCCGGCATATGCGCACTATTTTCCAGAAAGCGTCCGGCCGTTTTTCTCGACTACGACGGCACGCTGACGCCGATCGTCGCCCGGCCAGAACTTGCCGTCCTGTCCGCCGAAATGCGGGGGATCCTCGCGGATCTTGCCTCGCATTGCCATGTCGCCATCGTCAGCGGGCGCGACCGCGCGGAGGTGGCTCGTCTGGTGGGCCTAGACGGTCTCGTCTATGCTGGAAGTCATGGCTTCGACATCGCAGGTCCCGATGGCTTGCATGAGGAGCATGAAGGCGCTTCCGCCTTTCTTTCGGCGCTGGACCGTGCCGAAGCACTGCTCCAGGCCGAGATTGGCGACATCGAAGGCGTTCTGCTCGAACGCAAGAAGT is a window from the Altererythrobacter sp. B11 genome containing:
- the otsB gene encoding trehalose-phosphatase, which translates into the protein MSPGPADPHEEGYAAFLFDLDGVVTNTAQLHAAAWKQLFDEYLAQRTNRRGKPYRAFGEEDYRRFIDGMPRYEGVRSFLVSRKISLPHGDPADPPDRETICGLGNRKNRFFQEQLADSGVEVFETSVAFIRELRRQGVKTALVSSSKNASAVLDAAGLKGIFDVRIDGVEAERLSLAGKPRPDTFLEAARRLETPPQHSVVIEDAIAGVAAGRAGGFGLVIGIDRTGVAAAMKANGAHIVVEDLAELELRPIPPIQYHQTADLLPDALSCTAGICALFSRKRPAVFLDYDGTLTPIVARPELAVLSAEMRGILADLASHCHVAIVSGRDRAEVARLVGLDGLVYAGSHGFDIAGPDGLHEEHEGASAFLSALDRAEALLQAEIGDIEGVLLERKKFAIAVHYRLVARRQITRIKRAAETAAERHGLRQTTGKKVFELRPDLDWDKGKAVLWLLSALDLEAEDVVPLYVGDDDTDEDAFAALSGRGIGILVTNADRHTLAQYKLSDTQAVEQFLGSLSRKLARRG